From Sinorhizobium sp. RAC02, a single genomic window includes:
- a CDS encoding ABC transporter permease, whose translation MKYLVRSQGFGATIGVIAMLAVFTVIDFSGWWTVQTLSNVTQFTAILALVALGQALVIMTKEIDLSVGSIYGLTGVAFITLEPSLGVPGSLVVALLIAAAAGFIQGTAVVKGELPSMIVTLGGLFAARGIIYVWTGGSVHNFSPDARTHALTRLLGGELFGISAAIYWVAIISVLLAIMLWGTRFGNRLLATGGSRESAESRGVRTDRVKTAAFVLCSLLAGFAGILTLCNQPQTHVTLGENMELEAISAAVIGGCLLTGGRGSILGVVLGALIVVSFRYELIALGAPSSWYITFVGAVLIVAVIFNQKLARFVGHSV comes from the coding sequence ATGAAGTACCTTGTCCGCAGCCAGGGCTTCGGCGCGACCATCGGCGTCATCGCCATGCTGGCCGTTTTCACAGTGATCGATTTTTCCGGATGGTGGACGGTGCAGACCCTGTCCAACGTCACGCAGTTCACGGCCATCCTTGCCCTGGTGGCCTTGGGGCAGGCCCTCGTGATCATGACAAAGGAGATCGACCTGTCCGTCGGGTCGATCTACGGGCTGACCGGCGTGGCCTTCATAACGCTGGAGCCGTCCCTCGGCGTGCCCGGCTCTCTGGTCGTGGCTCTCCTCATTGCGGCGGCGGCCGGATTTATCCAGGGAACCGCTGTCGTCAAAGGCGAGCTTCCATCGATGATCGTCACGCTTGGCGGCCTGTTTGCGGCGCGCGGCATCATCTACGTCTGGACGGGCGGATCCGTCCACAATTTCTCCCCCGATGCCCGCACCCACGCCCTGACCCGCCTCCTGGGCGGAGAGCTTTTCGGAATTTCCGCGGCCATCTACTGGGTCGCTATCATTTCCGTCCTGCTGGCAATCATGCTCTGGGGCACCCGTTTCGGGAACCGCCTTCTGGCGACCGGCGGCAGTCGGGAAAGCGCTGAATCGCGTGGTGTTCGCACCGACCGCGTCAAGACGGCGGCCTTTGTCCTCTGCTCGCTGCTTGCAGGCTTCGCCGGCATCCTGACGCTGTGCAACCAGCCGCAGACCCATGTGACGCTCGGCGAGAACATGGAACTCGAGGCCATCTCGGCAGCGGTGATCGGCGGGTGCCTGCTGACTGGCGGGCGAGGGTCGATCCTCGGTGTCGTCCTCGGCGCCTTGATCGTTGTCAGCTTCCGTTACGAGCTGATCGCGCTCGGCGCACCATCGTCCTGGTACATCACATTCGTCGGCGCCGTTCTCATCGTGGCGGTTATTTTCAATCAGAAGCTTGCCCGCTTTGTCGGGCACAGCGTTTGA
- a CDS encoding sugar ABC transporter substrate-binding protein — protein sequence MRIGKSILYSALLASAALGVAHAQDGEKQYRFVMVSHIGSNDPNMNWLTTSLKEFEAKYPDVKTEYISTNNYSVQEHVRLLEQAIATQPDGIAVPIVSSDAFEGPLRKAIDAGIPVVAFNIPDGRPDGERIPYLTYVGGDEFLTGKKLGEYALTKVEAGEIPKPTHVVCASHDSAHQGLKARCAGMKEVMEKAGAKFDELFIGAEPATARNTLQSFLQANPDTNYIFTVAGWSSPWAWGVANEMKLDPDVDDKGVTVLTVDEGPVSIEGVRAGHILATNSQGFWLQGYAPMEWLYWNKKFGYAPQQSILTGPLVINKDNADQWAEQVRGVFGDKAYDEQNTW from the coding sequence ATGAGAATTGGAAAAAGCATCCTGTATTCTGCTCTTCTGGCGTCGGCTGCGCTTGGGGTCGCCCACGCCCAGGACGGCGAAAAGCAGTATCGCTTCGTCATGGTCTCGCACATCGGATCCAACGATCCGAACATGAACTGGCTGACGACATCCCTCAAGGAGTTCGAGGCGAAGTATCCGGACGTAAAGACTGAATACATTTCCACGAACAATTACTCGGTTCAGGAGCATGTCCGCTTGCTAGAGCAGGCAATCGCAACCCAACCGGACGGCATTGCCGTGCCGATCGTCAGTTCGGATGCCTTTGAAGGCCCGCTGCGCAAGGCGATTGATGCCGGCATCCCGGTTGTCGCCTTCAACATCCCGGACGGTCGGCCCGATGGTGAGCGCATTCCCTATCTCACCTATGTCGGCGGCGACGAGTTTCTGACGGGCAAGAAGCTCGGGGAATACGCGCTGACGAAGGTCGAGGCCGGCGAAATCCCGAAGCCGACGCACGTCGTCTGCGCAAGCCATGACTCGGCACATCAGGGTCTCAAGGCGCGCTGCGCCGGCATGAAAGAGGTGATGGAGAAGGCGGGCGCCAAGTTCGACGAACTCTTCATCGGCGCGGAGCCGGCAACGGCGCGCAACACGCTGCAATCCTTCCTGCAGGCCAATCCGGACACCAATTATATCTTCACGGTCGCCGGCTGGTCGTCCCCCTGGGCGTGGGGCGTGGCAAACGAGATGAAACTCGATCCTGACGTCGACGACAAGGGCGTCACCGTTCTGACCGTCGATGAAGGCCCGGTATCGATCGAAGGCGTGCGCGCGGGGCATATTCTCGCGACAAACAGCCAGGGCTTCTGGCTGCAGGGCTACGCGCCCATGGAGTGGCTGTATTGGAACAAGAAGTTCGGATACGCGCCCCAGCAAAGCATCCTGACGGGTCCGCTCGTGATCAACAAGGATAATGCGGATCAGTGGGCCGAGCAGGTCCGCGGCGTGTTCGGCGACAAGGCCTACGACGAACAGAACACCTGGTAA
- a CDS encoding LacI family DNA-binding transcriptional regulator — MPKPAKPGTWKGPSVHEIARIAAVGSATVDRVLNNRCGVREKTRVRVLAALEKLRHESADSDVPVLIRLFCESGETFNAAMAAAVSEVNRTQAGIDVQGVYVTTSDAEPLAFARRVEQEGGEADGVVVIAREHPATNRAIRKLRTLGRPEICLTTDLPSSRRSIYVGNDQYAAGSVAALLIGNALPKVSNSILIVMSVPFRCQQEREMGFRRVLRSDFPYLKIEERVMSDDRPESTCEQLTRYFEANGHPAAIYNVAGANRGIAKALEAVGKVGETVFVGHELSNHSRALLEAGVMDYVISHDFAAELASAARWIKSNLNGVTSEPGYSQILVHTRYNCGL, encoded by the coding sequence ATGCCAAAACCCGCGAAGCCCGGGACCTGGAAAGGGCCATCGGTCCACGAGATAGCCAGGATCGCCGCGGTCGGTTCCGCAACCGTCGACCGGGTGCTCAACAACCGCTGCGGCGTGCGGGAGAAGACGCGGGTGCGGGTCCTCGCCGCGCTCGAAAAGCTGCGCCATGAGAGCGCTGACAGCGACGTCCCGGTGCTCATTCGCTTGTTCTGTGAATCGGGCGAAACCTTCAATGCGGCCATGGCAGCGGCCGTGTCGGAAGTGAACCGCACGCAGGCCGGCATTGACGTACAGGGGGTATATGTGACGACGAGCGACGCCGAGCCGCTCGCCTTCGCGCGGCGGGTCGAGCAGGAGGGCGGCGAGGCTGATGGGGTCGTCGTCATTGCCCGCGAGCACCCGGCGACCAACCGGGCAATTCGAAAGCTTCGCACGCTCGGCCGGCCGGAGATCTGCCTCACGACGGATCTGCCGAGTTCACGAAGAAGCATCTATGTCGGGAACGACCAGTACGCCGCCGGAAGTGTCGCGGCATTGCTGATCGGCAATGCCTTGCCGAAGGTCAGCAACAGCATTCTGATCGTCATGAGCGTGCCGTTTCGTTGCCAGCAGGAGCGAGAAATGGGGTTTCGGCGCGTGCTGCGGTCCGATTTCCCCTATCTGAAGATCGAGGAGCGCGTGATGTCGGACGACAGGCCAGAAAGCACATGTGAGCAACTGACGCGGTATTTCGAGGCGAATGGGCATCCTGCTGCGATCTACAACGTCGCGGGCGCCAATCGCGGAATCGCAAAGGCGCTGGAGGCGGTTGGCAAGGTGGGGGAAACGGTGTTTGTCGGGCATGAATTGTCAAACCATTCCCGTGCGCTGCTTGAGGCCGGGGTCATGGACTACGTTATCTCGCATGATTTCGCGGCCGAGCTCGCGTCGGCAGCACGATGGATCAAGAGCAATCTGAATGGCGTGACCAGTGAACCGGGTTACTCGCAGATTCTCGTTCATACGCGGTATAATTGTGGTCTTTAG
- a CDS encoding Gfo/Idh/MocA family oxidoreductase, with amino-acid sequence MSVRIAIIGAGIMGADHARIVSEDLPGAVLQVVCDASEARARAIAEDCGAVDISTDPLQAIRRGDIDAVIIASPDETHAPLSLAAIEVGKPVLCEKPLSQNASECRAVIAAEVARGRRFVQLGFMRRFDPSYRDMKAALADGSLGRAILMHNTHRNVEAPANFTGQMAITNSAPHEFDVARFMLDADYTAISVFQPTGIDTGKTRAPVFMVLETDKGQLVNIEVNNNAAYGYDVRGELVGEKGSIQLNAPVHTRRNSDLMAFESYPADWRPRFAEAYRLQNKAFINFVRTGTFSAIASDSWDGYCATLVAEAGVEALRTGRRIGLAAMDKPSLYNAR; translated from the coding sequence ATGTCTGTCAGAATTGCAATCATCGGTGCGGGCATCATGGGTGCGGACCATGCCCGGATCGTCTCCGAGGATTTGCCCGGAGCAGTGCTGCAGGTCGTCTGCGATGCGTCCGAGGCGCGCGCCCGCGCAATCGCGGAGGATTGTGGCGCGGTCGACATCTCCACCGACCCGCTCCAGGCGATCCGGCGCGGCGACATCGACGCGGTAATCATCGCAAGCCCCGATGAAACCCACGCCCCCCTGTCGCTTGCCGCAATCGAGGTGGGAAAGCCAGTGCTCTGCGAAAAGCCCCTGTCGCAGAATGCAAGCGAATGCCGCGCGGTCATCGCCGCAGAGGTCGCGCGCGGCCGCCGGTTCGTTCAGCTCGGCTTCATGCGCCGTTTCGACCCATCCTATCGGGACATGAAGGCCGCGCTCGCAGACGGCTCGCTCGGCCGGGCGATCTTGATGCACAACACCCACCGGAATGTTGAAGCGCCGGCGAACTTCACCGGCCAGATGGCGATCACCAACTCGGCGCCGCACGAATTCGACGTCGCCCGTTTCATGCTCGACGCCGACTATACCGCCATATCGGTCTTTCAGCCCACCGGTATCGATACGGGGAAAACCCGAGCGCCGGTCTTCATGGTGCTCGAAACCGACAAGGGCCAGCTCGTCAACATCGAGGTCAACAACAACGCGGCCTATGGCTACGACGTACGCGGTGAGCTTGTTGGCGAAAAGGGATCGATTCAGCTCAATGCCCCCGTCCATACGCGCCGCAATAGCGACCTCATGGCATTCGAGAGCTACCCAGCCGATTGGCGCCCGCGCTTTGCGGAAGCCTACCGCCTGCAGAACAAGGCCTTCATCAACTTCGTTCGAACCGGCACGTTCTCCGCAATCGCCTCCGACAGTTGGGACGGCTATTGCGCGACCCTTGTCGCCGAAGCCGGCGTCGAGGCGTTGCGCACAGGCAGACGCATCGGCCTCGCCGCAATGGACAAACCTTCTCTCTACAACGCACGATAG
- a CDS encoding sugar phosphate isomerase/epimerase yields the protein MKLGFVSDSLGGLSFDALLDNAARLGVSGVEVNTGGWSTAPHFDLQAMKSSADARRHFTKAFEDRGLEIIALNANGNPLHPTQPEQGECLKDTIRLAGDMGIKTVCTMSGLPAGRAGDLMPNWIVSSWPPETQEILRYQWEEKLLPFWTEIVALAKECGVERIALELHGNQYVYNVPSLLKLRAAVGPIVGANLDPSHLFWMGADPLVAAEALGDAVFHVHAKDTMLNAPIQATTSLLENGSLLNIPARSWSYVTLGFGHGEAWWRQFCYRLQMAGYDGWLSIEHEDVLLNSVEGLEKSVTLLKTVMPVAASDFKLQAI from the coding sequence ATGAAACTCGGTTTCGTCTCCGATAGCCTCGGCGGCCTGTCTTTCGACGCCCTTCTCGACAACGCGGCGCGGCTCGGTGTCTCGGGCGTCGAGGTGAACACCGGCGGCTGGTCCACGGCCCCCCACTTCGATCTTCAGGCGATGAAAAGCAGCGCCGACGCGCGACGCCACTTTACCAAGGCCTTCGAGGATCGTGGCTTGGAGATCATCGCGCTCAACGCCAACGGCAACCCGCTACACCCGACCCAGCCGGAGCAAGGGGAATGCCTCAAGGACACGATCCGGCTTGCCGGAGACATGGGCATCAAGACCGTTTGCACCATGTCCGGCCTGCCGGCTGGCCGTGCGGGTGACCTCATGCCGAACTGGATCGTCTCGTCCTGGCCGCCGGAAACGCAGGAGATCCTGCGCTACCAGTGGGAAGAAAAGCTCCTGCCGTTCTGGACGGAGATCGTCGCGCTTGCAAAGGAATGCGGTGTGGAGCGCATCGCGCTCGAACTACACGGCAATCAATATGTCTACAACGTCCCTTCACTCCTGAAGCTGCGGGCGGCCGTCGGCCCGATCGTAGGCGCCAATCTCGACCCGTCCCACCTCTTCTGGATGGGGGCGGATCCACTAGTCGCGGCCGAAGCGCTCGGCGATGCCGTCTTTCATGTCCACGCCAAGGACACGATGCTGAATGCGCCGATCCAGGCGACGACCTCGCTTCTGGAAAACGGCTCGCTGCTAAACATTCCCGCGCGAAGCTGGTCCTATGTCACGCTCGGTTTCGGCCACGGCGAAGCCTGGTGGCGGCAGTTCTGCTATCGCTTGCAGATGGCGGGCTATGACGGCTGGCTCTCGATCGAGCACGAGGACGTGCTGCTCAACAGCGTCGAAGGGCTGGAAAAATCGGTGACGCTCCTCAAGACGGTCATGCCGGTAGCGGCAAGCGATTTCAAACTGCAGGCAATCTGA
- a CDS encoding cupin domain-containing protein — MGYKPSPRPVFDRPSHIPYAGVTRHLWGEENAGLVDDWIYASTENIHQIVFGMQPGGCFKHTDAFRTIFGADELLYVISGTLGLANPETGEVCIAKQGEALFFRKDTWHHGFNLGQEQVRVLEFFAPPPAKGTSGPYARTKPLLSENRYIQQEFLGRWPMEAAAREKARTIHPMRDSEILFSLDAETQGAYTGFYCATDQLTVGKTTVLGGKRTAIERHKGDECLYVVSGVLNIHIPDAEGQAWFELNPRDGFYIPAGFDHQYFNMSHTPCEFVFGVAPDF; from the coding sequence ATGGGCTACAAGCCTTCCCCCCGCCCCGTTTTCGACCGGCCGAGCCACATTCCCTATGCCGGCGTCACGCGCCATCTCTGGGGTGAGGAGAATGCCGGCCTCGTCGATGACTGGATCTATGCCTCCACGGAAAACATCCACCAGATCGTCTTCGGTATGCAGCCGGGCGGTTGCTTCAAGCATACGGACGCTTTCCGCACGATCTTCGGCGCGGACGAACTGCTTTACGTGATCAGCGGCACGCTGGGGCTCGCCAATCCCGAGACGGGTGAGGTCTGCATCGCCAAGCAGGGTGAGGCCTTGTTCTTCCGCAAGGACACCTGGCACCACGGCTTCAACCTCGGCCAGGAACAGGTGCGCGTCCTGGAGTTCTTCGCCCCGCCGCCGGCCAAGGGCACCTCCGGTCCCTATGCCCGCACCAAGCCGCTTCTCTCGGAAAACCGCTACATCCAGCAGGAATTTCTCGGGCGCTGGCCGATGGAGGCCGCGGCCCGCGAGAAGGCCCGCACGATCCATCCGATGCGCGACTCCGAAATCCTCTTCAGCCTCGATGCCGAAACGCAGGGCGCCTACACCGGCTTCTACTGCGCGACGGACCAACTGACGGTCGGCAAGACCACGGTGCTCGGTGGCAAGCGCACGGCTATCGAGCGCCACAAGGGCGACGAATGCCTCTATGTCGTCTCCGGCGTGCTCAACATCCATATCCCGGATGCCGAGGGCCAGGCCTGGTTCGAGCTCAATCCCCGCGACGGCTTCTACATCCCCGCCGGCTTTGATCACCAGTATTTCAACATGTCCCACACACCCTGCGAATTCGTCTTCGGCGTCGCACCGGATTTTTAG
- a CDS encoding TetR/AcrR family transcriptional regulator → MAKRGTARERILSAAEEIVVNEGVSSLTFDKVAEVTGLSKGGILYHFASKDALVRAMVERFVYRFETGLAGLEGTDEEPHGRYTRAYVAATMGDAASTGDQYDRLGASITAALSNFPDLLEIVHQQNIRCQAAVEKDGLDPIDATIIRLAIEGMWMAEVFNVMHLDPAMKQAVIDRLIARTRPERATP, encoded by the coding sequence ATGGCAAAACGTGGCACCGCCCGGGAGCGCATCCTCAGCGCCGCCGAGGAGATCGTCGTCAATGAGGGCGTCTCCTCGCTCACCTTCGACAAGGTGGCGGAAGTGACCGGCCTCAGCAAGGGCGGCATCCTCTACCATTTTGCCAGCAAGGACGCGCTGGTGCGCGCCATGGTCGAACGTTTCGTCTACCGCTTCGAGACTGGCCTCGCCGGGCTCGAAGGGACGGACGAAGAGCCGCATGGCCGCTACACACGCGCCTATGTGGCGGCGACCATGGGCGATGCCGCCAGCACCGGCGACCAGTACGACCGGCTCGGCGCCAGCATCACGGCGGCGCTGTCGAACTTTCCCGATCTTCTCGAAATCGTCCACCAGCAGAACATCCGGTGCCAGGCCGCCGTCGAAAAAGACGGCCTCGACCCGATCGACGCGACGATCATCCGGCTTGCCATCGAGGGCATGTGGATGGCCGAGGTGTTCAACGTCATGCATCTCGACCCCGCCATGAAACAGGCCGTTATCGACCGGCTGATCGCCCGCACCCGTCCCGAGCGCGCTACACCCTAG
- a CDS encoding Gfo/Idh/MocA family oxidoreductase: protein MRIVRVGLVGLGEVSQLMHLPILADHRHLFEIVGVFDVSPSLTAYCAGRYPNAQAYESAEALVAAPDIDAVFILTPDQTHRHYLDLTLKAGKHVFLEKPACLTLGEIDDVMPLARQSDRLVFVAYMRRYSASFLKAREMMPAQEDLRYVRVRDLICEGPFFIRQTRNVFYPNDIDAGFLARSRADTEALLRDVAGKDASPSLMRAYQVLTGLSSHSLSAMRELIGLPQRVIAAHHKQNGEQVVALFDYGHFTAIYEALIDNVARFDARIEVFSDRRRLSFGYDTPYIRNLPTSLEVTDSTDTETETRVFGPNYTDPFAIELRAFHAHLVSGTTPKTTLDDSRQDLALMAEIVGRLRESSPL, encoded by the coding sequence ATGCGTATCGTCCGTGTCGGTCTGGTCGGTCTTGGCGAGGTGAGCCAGCTCATGCACTTGCCGATCCTTGCCGATCACCGTCATCTGTTCGAGATCGTCGGCGTTTTCGATGTCTCGCCGAGCCTCACCGCCTATTGCGCCGGGCGCTATCCCAACGCGCAGGCCTATGAAAGCGCCGAGGCGCTCGTCGCCGCACCGGATATCGACGCAGTCTTCATCCTGACGCCCGACCAGACGCACCGCCACTATCTCGACCTGACGCTGAAGGCCGGCAAACATGTCTTCCTCGAAAAACCCGCCTGCCTGACGCTTGGCGAGATCGATGACGTGATGCCGCTCGCTCGTCAGTCAGACCGGCTCGTCTTCGTCGCCTATATGCGGCGTTATTCGGCGAGCTTCCTGAAGGCCAGGGAGATGATGCCGGCACAAGAAGACCTGCGCTACGTACGCGTACGGGATCTCATCTGCGAGGGCCCGTTTTTCATCCGCCAGACCCGCAACGTCTTCTACCCGAACGATATCGACGCCGGTTTCCTCGCCCGGTCGCGCGCCGATACCGAGGCGTTGCTGCGCGACGTCGCCGGCAAGGATGCTTCCCCTAGCCTCATGCGCGCCTACCAGGTGCTGACAGGTCTGTCCTCACACAGCCTCTCGGCCATGCGCGAGCTGATCGGCCTGCCGCAGCGGGTCATCGCCGCCCATCACAAGCAGAATGGCGAGCAGGTCGTGGCGCTCTTCGACTACGGCCACTTCACCGCGATCTACGAGGCGCTGATCGATAATGTCGCGCGCTTCGACGCCCGCATCGAAGTCTTCTCCGATCGCCGCCGCCTCAGCTTCGGTTACGACACACCCTATATCCGCAACCTTCCGACCTCGCTTGAAGTGACGGACTCGACGGACACCGAGACGGAAACCCGGGTCTTCGGGCCGAATTACACCGATCCTTTCGCCATCGAGCTGCGCGCCTTCCACGCGCATCTCGTGAGCGGCACGACGCCCAAGACGACACTCGACGACTCCCGGCAGGATCTTGCTTTGATGGCGGAAATCGTCGGTCGCCTGCGGGAAAGTTCGCCGCTATAG
- a CDS encoding carbohydrate ABC transporter permease, whose translation MVRSAANRRIQRFAIYTLFGVVALYTLFPFYWMIASSLKSGQAIFDVTFLPDLKFNNYAAILSDGVFLRSLLNSLVVAASVVALSLGLAIAAAYALGRIDFRGRSPIMFLFLAVSMFPQIALLSGLFEMIRWLGLYNTLGSLIFAYMIFTLPFNIWVLTTFMRSLPRQIEEAAIMDGCSPLRIVRCIFLPMMGPALISTGLLAFIASWNEFLFALTFILTDENRTVPVAIALISGSSRYEFPYGAIMAASTIVTVPLIVLALLFQKYIVSGLTAGAVKG comes from the coding sequence ATGGTACGCAGTGCAGCAAACAGGCGTATTCAGCGTTTCGCGATCTACACGCTCTTCGGCGTGGTCGCGCTCTATACGCTGTTTCCCTTCTACTGGATGATCGCGTCCTCGCTGAAATCCGGCCAGGCGATCTTCGACGTCACCTTCCTGCCGGACCTGAAATTCAACAACTACGCAGCGATCCTGTCCGACGGCGTGTTCCTGCGCAGCCTGCTGAACTCGCTCGTCGTCGCGGCCTCCGTCGTCGCGCTGTCGCTGGGACTTGCCATCGCGGCCGCCTATGCGCTCGGCCGCATCGATTTCCGCGGACGTTCGCCGATCATGTTCCTCTTCCTTGCCGTCTCGATGTTTCCGCAGATCGCGCTGCTCTCAGGCCTCTTCGAGATGATCCGCTGGCTCGGGCTCTATAATACGCTCGGCTCGCTGATCTTCGCCTACATGATCTTCACGCTGCCCTTCAACATCTGGGTGTTGACGACCTTCATGCGCAGCCTGCCGCGGCAGATCGAGGAGGCGGCCATCATGGACGGTTGCTCGCCGCTGCGCATCGTGCGCTGCATCTTTCTGCCGATGATGGGGCCGGCGCTGATTTCGACGGGGCTGCTTGCCTTCATCGCCTCGTGGAACGAGTTCCTGTTCGCGCTCACCTTCATCCTCACGGACGAGAACCGCACGGTGCCGGTGGCGATCGCGCTTATCTCCGGCTCCAGCCGCTACGAGTTCCCCTATGGCGCGATCATGGCCGCGTCGACCATCGTCACGGTGCCGCTGATCGTGCTGGCGCTGCTCTTCCAGAAATACATCGTCTCCGGTCTGACCGCCGGGGCGGTCAAGGGATAG
- a CDS encoding sugar ABC transporter permease, whose product MANGAMRIGLNAMRARTAWLFLAPSLVVLFAVALWPLGRTFVFSFTDAFLTEPDIYDYVGFENYFTLFEDPLWWQSVRNTLYFTVISVSIETVLGLAIALLLNAHISGRGLMRAVILIPWSIPVVVSARMWQWMLHDQFGILNHVLKLMGLIDNGIAWTANPDLVMPVIIAVDVWITTPFIVLLILAGLQMLPKTLYEAASIDGVPEWRQFTALTLPLLAPSIAVAVLFRLLDALRMFDLSFVLSSNSDDTKTVSIYAREVLVNFQDMGVGSAASAAIFLMIAVVTAVYVTVFRLNRRLLGV is encoded by the coding sequence ATGGCGAACGGAGCAATGCGCATCGGCCTCAATGCGATGCGGGCGCGAACGGCCTGGCTGTTCCTCGCGCCGAGCCTCGTCGTGCTCTTCGCGGTCGCGCTCTGGCCGCTTGGCCGAACCTTCGTGTTCTCCTTCACCGACGCCTTCCTCACCGAGCCGGACATTTACGACTATGTCGGCTTCGAGAACTATTTCACCCTGTTCGAAGATCCGCTCTGGTGGCAGTCGGTCCGCAACACGCTCTATTTCACCGTCATCTCGGTCTCGATCGAGACGGTGCTGGGGCTCGCCATCGCCCTTCTGTTGAACGCCCACATTTCCGGCCGCGGCCTGATGCGCGCCGTCATCCTCATTCCCTGGTCCATTCCCGTCGTCGTCAGCGCGCGCATGTGGCAATGGATGCTGCATGACCAGTTCGGCATCCTCAACCATGTGCTGAAGCTCATGGGCCTCATCGATAACGGCATTGCCTGGACGGCCAATCCGGACCTCGTCATGCCGGTCATAATCGCGGTCGACGTCTGGATCACCACGCCCTTCATAGTGCTGCTCATCCTCGCCGGCCTGCAGATGTTGCCGAAGACTCTTTACGAGGCGGCGTCCATCGACGGCGTGCCGGAATGGCGTCAGTTCACGGCGCTGACCCTGCCGCTACTGGCACCCAGCATCGCCGTTGCCGTGCTCTTCCGGCTGCTTGATGCGCTGCGCATGTTCGACCTGAGCTTCGTTCTGTCCTCCAACAGCGACGACACGAAAACCGTGTCGATCTATGCCCGCGAGGTGCTGGTCAATTTCCAGGACATGGGCGTGGGCTCGGCGGCGAGTGCTGCCATCTTCCTAATGATCGCCGTGGTGACAGCGGTCTACGTGACCGTCTTCCGGCTCAACCGCAGGCTCCTGGGGGTGTGA
- a CDS encoding ABC transporter ATP-binding protein encodes MSGIDLINVVKRFGALTVIDGVNLNVAEGEFVVFVGPSGCGKSTLLRMIAGLEEISDGELRIADKRMNETPPAKRNIAMVFQSYALYPHMNVERNLGFALETARLPVAEIRERVAKAAKFLKIDHLLERRPAQLSGGQQQRVAIGRALVRQQKLFLFDEPLSNLDADLRMEMRVEIARIHREVKATTVYVTHDQMEAMTLADRIVVLKDGRIAQIGTPMELYERPANRFVASFIGSPRMNFLPGLLAREGEESVLLLSGGRHRLAAHDYAGDVTLGIRPEDLILGGGDAALEAEVLLVEPLGGESLVHLNVGDGRSIVAKAQGKPDIRPGATTLVGWKHERAHLFDKDERALLPGRA; translated from the coding sequence ATGAGCGGTATCGATCTCATCAACGTCGTCAAGCGCTTCGGCGCACTGACCGTCATCGACGGTGTCAATCTCAATGTTGCCGAGGGTGAATTCGTGGTCTTCGTCGGCCCGTCCGGCTGCGGCAAGTCCACGCTGCTGCGCATGATCGCGGGGCTGGAGGAGATCTCCGACGGCGAACTGCGCATCGCCGACAAGCGGATGAACGAGACACCACCGGCAAAGCGCAACATCGCGATGGTCTTCCAGTCCTACGCGCTGTACCCGCACATGAATGTCGAGCGCAATCTCGGTTTCGCGCTGGAGACCGCCCGGCTTCCAGTCGCCGAAATCCGGGAACGCGTGGCCAAGGCTGCAAAATTCCTCAAGATCGACCACCTACTGGAGCGGCGGCCCGCACAGCTCTCCGGTGGCCAACAGCAGCGTGTCGCGATCGGCCGTGCCCTCGTGCGCCAGCAAAAACTCTTTCTCTTCGACGAGCCGCTCTCCAACCTCGATGCCGATCTGCGCATGGAAATGCGCGTCGAGATCGCCCGCATCCACCGCGAGGTGAAGGCCACCACGGTCTACGTCACGCATGACCAGATGGAGGCGATGACGCTCGCCGACCGCATCGTCGTGCTGAAGGACGGCCGCATCGCCCAGATCGGCACGCCGATGGAGCTCTACGAGCGCCCGGCCAATCGCTTCGTCGCAAGCTTCATCGGCTCGCCGCGCATGAATTTTCTGCCTGGTCTTCTGGCCCGCGAGGGCGAGGAGAGCGTGCTGTTGCTCTCTGGCGGACGCCACCGGCTCGCTGCCCATGACTATGCGGGCGACGTCACGCTCGGCATCCGGCCGGAAGACCTGATACTCGGCGGCGGCGATGCCGCGCTGGAAGCGGAAGTCCTGCTCGTCGAACCGCTTGGCGGTGAATCCCTCGTTCATCTCAATGTCGGCGATGGCCGCTCCATCGTCGCCAAGGCGCAGGGCAAACCCGATATCCGGCCGGGCGCCACCACGCTCGTCGGCTGGAAGCACGAGCGCGCGCACCTCTTCGACAAGGATGAACGCGCACTGCTGCCGGGGAGGGCGTGA